A window of the Chryseobacterium arthrosphaerae genome harbors these coding sequences:
- the trhO gene encoding oxygen-dependent tRNA uridine(34) hydroxylase TrhO, giving the protein MQLYNTLSAEERALLIDEAGKERLTLSFYAYAKIEDPKKFRDDLFIAWNALDALGRIYVAHEGINAQMSVPADQFEAFRDTLEVYDFMKGIRLNVAVEQDNHSFLKLTIKVRNKIVADGLNDETFDVTNKGVHLGAKEFNNMLEDPNTIVVDFRNHYESEVGHFEGAITPDVENFRESLPIINEQLQDFKEDKNLLMYCTGGIRCEKASAYFKHQGFKNVFQLEGGIIEYTRQIKEEGIESKFIGKNFVFDHRLGERITDDIIAQCHQCGKPCDNHTNCANDACHLLFIQCDECKAAMENTCSTECLETIHLPWDEQVKLRKGLQVGNKVFRKGKSDALKFKNSGDLPKAPLAKAETKNIRQKIAVKKVLLGKAEHYYSKSKIAQFLVENGELSVGDKVLISGPTTGEQEVTITEIYANGGPCETAKAGDQITFELPFRVRLSDRLYKIV; this is encoded by the coding sequence ATGCAACTGTATAACACCTTAAGCGCAGAAGAAAGAGCTCTACTTATTGATGAAGCTGGTAAGGAACGCCTTACATTGTCTTTCTATGCGTATGCCAAAATTGAAGATCCCAAAAAATTTCGTGACGACTTATTTATAGCCTGGAATGCCCTTGATGCTCTTGGCCGTATCTATGTGGCCCATGAAGGAATCAATGCTCAGATGAGTGTTCCTGCAGATCAGTTTGAGGCCTTCCGGGATACGCTTGAAGTATATGACTTTATGAAAGGGATCCGTTTGAATGTAGCGGTGGAGCAGGACAATCATTCCTTTCTAAAACTGACCATTAAAGTCAGAAACAAAATTGTGGCTGACGGCCTGAACGATGAAACTTTTGATGTAACCAACAAAGGAGTTCATTTGGGAGCAAAGGAATTCAACAATATGCTTGAAGATCCGAATACCATCGTTGTTGACTTCAGAAATCACTACGAAAGTGAAGTAGGACATTTTGAAGGAGCTATTACTCCTGATGTGGAAAACTTCAGAGAAAGCTTACCGATCATCAACGAACAGCTGCAGGATTTTAAAGAAGATAAAAACCTTTTGATGTATTGTACAGGCGGAATCCGTTGTGAGAAAGCCAGTGCGTATTTTAAACATCAGGGATTTAAAAATGTATTCCAACTGGAAGGCGGAATCATTGAATATACCCGTCAGATCAAAGAAGAAGGAATTGAAAGTAAATTCATCGGTAAAAATTTCGTATTTGACCACAGATTAGGGGAAAGGATTACGGATGACATTATCGCACAATGCCACCAGTGTGGAAAACCGTGTGATAATCATACCAATTGTGCCAATGATGCCTGTCATCTTTTATTTATCCAGTGTGATGAGTGTAAAGCTGCCATGGAGAATACATGTTCTACAGAATGTCTTGAAACAATTCATTTACCTTGGGATGAACAGGTGAAACTGAGAAAAGGCCTTCAGGTAGGAAATAAAGTATTCAGAAAAGGAAAATCTGATGCGCTGAAGTTTAAAAATTCAGGGGATCTTCCTAAAGCACCTTTGGCAAAAGCTGAAACCAAAAACATCCGCCAGAAAATAGCAGTTAAGAAAGTATTGCTTGGAAAGGCCGAGCATTATTATTCAAAATCAAAAATTGCACAGTTCCTGGTTGAGAATGGTGAACTTTCGGTAGGAGATAAAGTTTTGATTTCAGGACCTACAACCGGTGAGCAGGAAGTGACCATTACCGAAATCTATGCAAACGGAGGTCCATGTGAAACTGCAAAAGCAGGAGATCAGATCACTTTTGAACTGCCGTTCAGAGTTCGTTTGTCTGACAGATTATATAAAATTGTATAA
- a CDS encoding 5-formyltetrahydrofolate cyclo-ligase, with amino-acid sequence MLKAELRKKYMQKRKALSRDEAFLLSEKIFQHFITYFKPKTGQKVHIFIPIEKFNEIDTQIFIQYFLAQNIRVYVPKIVADKLINIEIFHDTVFETNSWGISEPVSNEDSGETYFHYVITPLLYCDRKGNRVGYGKGFYDGLFQSISPDTKKIGVNYFDPDEYIDDVWENDIPLDYLVTPTEVLSFLSGLE; translated from the coding sequence ATGCTAAAAGCTGAGCTTAGAAAAAAATATATGCAAAAAAGAAAAGCCTTGTCTCGTGATGAGGCTTTCTTGTTATCTGAAAAGATCTTTCAACATTTCATTACTTATTTTAAACCTAAGACAGGGCAGAAGGTGCATATTTTTATCCCGATTGAAAAGTTTAATGAGATTGATACCCAAATCTTCATCCAATATTTTTTAGCACAGAATATCCGAGTATATGTGCCTAAGATCGTGGCGGACAAACTTATCAACATTGAAATTTTTCATGATACCGTGTTTGAAACCAACAGCTGGGGGATTTCAGAACCGGTTTCCAATGAAGATTCCGGTGAAACATATTTTCATTATGTCATTACTCCTTTATTGTATTGTGACAGAAAAGGAAATAGAGTAGGCTATGGAAAAGGTTTTTATGACGGTCTTTTTCAAAGCATCTCACCCGATACAAAAAAAATCGGAGTCAATTACTTTGACCCCGATGAATATATTGATGATGTCTGGGAAAATGACATTCCTTTAGACTATTTGGTTACGCCTACTGAAGTACTGTCTTTTTTAAGCGGCTTGGAATAA
- a CDS encoding TrmH family RNA methyltransferase codes for MLIESFQNDKIKNVTKLLTDNRFRKKSKVFVVEGQQENERAIQYNFEPVEFFVCENIFKGTLPEGKIHYVSEKVYEKIAYRGSSEGIIGVYTAKETPLSSFIPKDNSTVIIVEGVEKPGNLGAILRSCEAFGVDALIVADGKTDFYNPNVIRSSVGCLFGMEVYQAENAETLEFLQKNRFNIYTTLMDESAEDLYKRDFTQRSAVLFGTEHSGLSDFWIGKGKNTLIPMAGSIDSLNLSNAVAITCYESLRQKKG; via the coding sequence ATGTTGATAGAAAGTTTTCAAAACGATAAGATAAAAAATGTCACTAAGCTTCTTACTGACAACCGTTTCCGTAAAAAATCAAAAGTTTTTGTAGTTGAAGGACAGCAGGAAAATGAAAGGGCCATTCAGTACAATTTCGAGCCTGTGGAGTTCTTTGTCTGTGAAAACATCTTTAAAGGAACGCTTCCTGAAGGAAAAATCCATTATGTAAGTGAAAAAGTATATGAAAAGATTGCTTACAGAGGAAGTTCTGAAGGAATCATTGGAGTATACACGGCAAAAGAAACACCCCTTTCTTCATTTATTCCGAAAGATAACTCTACGGTCATCATTGTTGAAGGCGTTGAAAAACCCGGAAATCTTGGAGCTATTTTAAGAAGCTGCGAAGCATTCGGGGTGGATGCTCTTATTGTGGCAGACGGAAAAACAGACTTTTACAATCCTAATGTCATCAGATCCAGTGTAGGCTGTCTTTTCGGAATGGAAGTCTATCAGGCTGAAAATGCGGAAACCCTGGAGTTTCTTCAGAAAAACCGTTTCAATATCTATACAACCCTGATGGATGAAAGTGCTGAAGACCTTTATAAAAGAGATTTTACACAACGTTCAGCAGTATTATTCGGGACCGAACATTCAGGTTTAAGTGATTTCTGGATCGGAAAAGGGAAAAACACACTGATTCCGATGGCCGGAAGTATTGATTCCCTGAACCTGAGCAATGCTGTGGCTATTACCTGCTATGAATCGTTGAGGCAGAAGAAAGGATAA
- a CDS encoding CPBP family intramembrane glutamic endopeptidase, whose product MSKNIRFFFIFILGFTIYYFLDFFYFKTIQNFSKSIFHSKAIAHVTAYTITLIPLIVTLKILFPKRNIPDLFSLNKPMIQGFTLALTGTLPMLIGYLIHFKIIPTIHWEPLFINTLSSAFFEEIIFRAFLIGILYRFTRLGFLSSVLSGSLLFAQVHLYQSQDLVELTEIFAITFLGSIFFAWAYIESKYNLWTAIFLHFFMNLYWEIFNVSENVSGNFYGNLYKFLSIAVLTVVIIYCKRKNKTPFEITGKSLFIKIKEIQS is encoded by the coding sequence ATGAGTAAAAACATCCGCTTCTTTTTCATCTTTATCTTAGGTTTTACAATCTATTATTTCCTCGATTTCTTTTATTTTAAAACGATCCAGAATTTTTCAAAAAGCATATTTCACAGCAAGGCCATAGCCCATGTGACTGCTTATACAATAACATTGATCCCATTGATCGTTACTTTAAAAATTCTATTCCCCAAAAGAAATATTCCGGATCTGTTTTCATTAAACAAACCCATGATCCAGGGATTCACTTTGGCCCTTACCGGTACTCTTCCTATGCTTATCGGCTATCTGATCCATTTTAAAATAATTCCTACAATACATTGGGAGCCCCTCTTTATCAACACCCTTTCATCAGCTTTTTTTGAAGAGATCATTTTCCGGGCTTTTCTTATCGGAATATTATACAGATTTACCAGGCTGGGCTTTTTATCATCCGTATTATCAGGATCTTTACTTTTTGCACAGGTACATCTATATCAAAGCCAGGATCTTGTAGAGCTTACTGAAATATTCGCCATTACATTTCTCGGATCCATATTTTTTGCATGGGCCTATATTGAATCAAAATATAATTTATGGACTGCCATATTCCTTCATTTCTTTATGAACCTGTACTGGGAAATCTTTAATGTATCAGAAAATGTTTCCGGAAATTTCTATGGAAATCTCTATAAATTTCTGTCGATCGCCGTTCTGACTGTAGTTATCATCTATTGTAAAAGAAAAAATAAAACCCCGTTTGAGATCACGGGTAAAAGCCTTTTTATCAAAATCAAAGAAATTCAATCATAA
- a CDS encoding LytTR family DNA-binding domain-containing protein, which translates to MFSFALYPYPKSESFREIFISSLGAGISVYLFLIIFQPFGTENFQHPYKFLLLFPYCIIFGTAFFITSLMTFRFSNWNMGSELLKIIFILFLSSVVSYFYNSLFLSHIALDLGNYFYMFLYCLAVGVPVSVIYILSRYIYLKNINEKTAQNISQHLTASIPRLQQNLLKITAQNTELTIQEHDFLCVRSMENYCTFYFLENSSLKKVLIRISLSNALHQIETGSVKKCHRSYIVNLGRVTNLKGNAQGYRLILPEIDFEIPVSRSFIPSIIPQLQQQN; encoded by the coding sequence ATGTTTTCTTTTGCATTATACCCTTATCCGAAGTCCGAATCTTTCAGAGAAATTTTCATCTCTTCACTGGGGGCAGGAATTTCCGTCTATTTGTTTCTGATCATTTTCCAGCCCTTTGGGACGGAAAACTTTCAACATCCCTATAAGTTTTTATTACTTTTTCCCTATTGCATTATTTTCGGAACTGCATTTTTCATTACCAGTCTTATGACTTTCCGTTTCAGCAACTGGAATATGGGTTCAGAGCTTTTAAAAATAATTTTCATCCTATTCCTGAGCTCTGTTGTGTCTTATTTTTACAATTCATTATTCTTAAGTCATATAGCCCTGGATCTCGGTAATTATTTCTATATGTTCCTGTATTGTCTTGCAGTAGGGGTTCCAGTTTCTGTCATATACATTTTATCACGGTATATCTATTTAAAGAATATCAATGAAAAAACGGCGCAGAATATTTCCCAGCATCTCACGGCTTCCATTCCCAGGCTACAGCAGAACCTGTTAAAAATAACGGCACAGAATACAGAGCTTACCATCCAAGAGCATGATTTTTTATGTGTCCGCTCCATGGAAAATTATTGTACATTCTATTTTTTAGAGAATAGCAGCTTAAAAAAAGTACTGATAAGGATAAGTTTATCCAATGCTTTACATCAGATTGAAACAGGTTCTGTCAAAAAATGTCACCGCTCTTATATTGTGAATCTTGGGAGAGTAACAAATCTCAAGGGAAATGCCCAGGGATACAGATTGATTCTTCCGGAAATTGACTTTGAAATTCCTGTTTCCAGAAGTTTTATTCCTTCAATTATCCCCCAGCTACAACAGCAGAATTGA
- the rmuC gene encoding DNA recombination protein RmuC, which yields MEMIYLIIGFIAGGILGAIILYFALKSSMVSRSSFDELNTLFIKNKSDLENSNLKIQELHQQISQEKEQNMLQQDLLNDLKSEFSKISAEHSSLTLQFQELKQINLKQTSQIDTHIIEKQDLFAKNSELSAKNESLQQSLNNQKEEIVKIQEESKLQFENLANKILEEKTEKFTALNQNNLKTILDPFQEKIADLKNKVNEAYEKENKERFSLAEKVKELAELNQQISDDAKKLTRALKGESKTQGNWGEMILESILEKSGLVKGREYFLEHELRDEDNNALFSEFSGKKMRPDAVVKYPDERNVIIDSKVSLTAFTELVDENDPDLYAIKLNQHLGSIKNHITQLSQKAYDDYGKSLDFVMMFIPSEPAYIAAMQADQNLWNYAYERRILLLNPSNLITSLKLIADLWKREYQNRNSMEIAERGAKLYDKFVGFVENLEKVGRNLDQAKNVFNDAYKQLHTGNDNLVIQTQKLRSLGIKNKKDLPPSLIDNSNLIEPSENQAL from the coding sequence ATGGAGATGATATATTTAATTATTGGATTTATTGCCGGCGGGATATTGGGCGCAATTATTTTATATTTTGCACTGAAATCCTCAATGGTTTCAAGAAGTTCTTTTGATGAGCTCAATACGCTGTTTATCAAAAACAAATCTGATCTTGAAAATTCCAATCTGAAAATTCAGGAACTCCATCAGCAGATCAGCCAGGAGAAAGAACAGAATATGCTACAGCAGGACTTGCTGAACGATCTGAAAAGCGAATTCTCAAAAATCTCTGCCGAACATTCTTCTCTTACCCTCCAGTTTCAGGAATTAAAACAGATCAATCTGAAGCAGACTTCCCAAATAGACACCCATATCATTGAGAAACAGGATCTTTTTGCCAAAAATTCAGAACTGTCGGCAAAGAACGAGAGCCTTCAGCAGTCTTTAAACAACCAGAAAGAGGAGATCGTTAAAATACAGGAGGAGTCAAAACTTCAGTTTGAAAATCTGGCCAATAAAATTCTGGAGGAAAAAACAGAAAAGTTTACCGCTTTAAATCAAAATAATTTAAAAACCATCCTCGACCCGTTCCAGGAAAAAATAGCGGACTTAAAAAATAAAGTCAATGAAGCCTATGAAAAGGAAAATAAAGAACGTTTTTCCCTAGCTGAAAAAGTAAAAGAACTTGCCGAGCTCAACCAGCAGATCTCCGATGATGCTAAAAAACTCACCCGGGCATTAAAAGGCGAAAGCAAAACCCAGGGAAACTGGGGAGAAATGATCCTGGAAAGCATCCTGGAAAAATCCGGACTGGTAAAAGGAAGAGAATATTTTCTGGAACATGAGCTGCGTGATGAAGACAACAATGCCCTGTTTTCTGAATTTTCCGGTAAAAAAATGCGTCCCGATGCGGTGGTAAAATATCCGGATGAAAGAAATGTCATCATCGATTCCAAAGTATCGCTGACAGCCTTCACAGAGCTTGTTGACGAAAATGATCCGGACCTCTATGCCATAAAACTGAACCAGCACCTTGGATCCATCAAAAACCACATCACCCAGCTGAGCCAGAAAGCTTACGATGATTATGGTAAATCATTGGATTTTGTCATGATGTTCATTCCGAGCGAACCGGCTTATATTGCCGCCATGCAGGCAGACCAGAATCTCTGGAACTACGCTTATGAGAGAAGAATTCTATTGCTGAATCCCAGCAACCTGATCACTTCACTTAAACTGATTGCCGACCTGTGGAAGAGGGAGTACCAAAACCGAAATTCCATGGAAATAGCAGAGCGGGGCGCCAAACTTTATGATAAATTTGTAGGCTTTGTTGAAAATCTTGAAAAAGTAGGGAGAAATCTTGATCAGGCTAAAAATGTATTTAATGACGCATACAAGCAGCTCCATACCGGAAATGACAACCTGGTGATCCAGACCCAGAAATTAAGATCCCTGGGGATAAAAAACAAAAAAGACCTTCCACCAAGCCTAATAGACAACAGTAATTTAATTGAACCATCAGAAAATCAGGCCCTATGA
- a CDS encoding response regulator transcription factor — protein sequence MNILLVEDDQRISNFLIKGLSEAGYNMTLADSGEKARELIHTYDFDIILMDIMLPGLDGMQLTQIIRFKGNYTPILVLSALNSPDDKIKMLDLGADDYLSKPFHFEELISRIKALTRRNKLSYQKEDHYLSCGNITVDTDLHKVTQNDREIEFSPTEYKLFTFLMENKNKVLSRTQILHKVWGIDFDNSTNVVDVYISYVRNKIDETEHKFIHTVKGTGYLIKD from the coding sequence ATGAATATTTTGTTGGTAGAAGATGATCAGAGAATCAGCAACTTCCTGATAAAAGGGCTTTCCGAAGCCGGATACAATATGACGCTGGCTGATTCAGGAGAAAAAGCACGGGAACTTATTCATACCTATGATTTTGATATTATTCTGATGGATATTATGCTTCCGGGACTGGATGGAATGCAGCTTACCCAGATCATCCGTTTCAAAGGGAATTATACGCCGATACTGGTCTTAAGTGCCTTAAACAGCCCCGATGATAAAATTAAAATGCTGGATCTGGGAGCCGATGATTATTTATCAAAACCCTTTCACTTTGAAGAGCTGATCTCAAGGATCAAGGCGTTGACCAGAAGAAATAAGCTGAGCTACCAAAAAGAAGATCATTACCTGTCTTGCGGAAATATTACTGTTGATACCGATCTTCATAAAGTGACTCAAAATGACAGAGAGATTGAGTTCTCACCTACAGAATACAAGCTATTCACATTCCTGATGGAGAATAAGAATAAGGTATTGAGCAGGACACAGATCTTACATAAGGTCTGGGGAATTGATTTTGATAACAGCACCAATGTGGTAGATGTTTATATTTCCTATGTCCGCAACAAAATAGATGAAACTGAACATAAGTTTATCCATACGGTAAAAGGAACAGGGTATTTAATTAAAGACTGA
- a CDS encoding sensor histidine kinase translates to MTLRNRFTLISSLSFGIVSIITSAVIFFAYYDSTKIFYFEKLRNTALISAIYYLEKDELPKDRHAQIKKEYNHLIQNNRVAVYNQNNEVTFGHNLQDKNIKPAHLQAVRNNKGVQFMSDNQFYYGIFYPDNQGDFVVFVKSPNDSFQSQILRLAIIMLSVLVMGLLAIYFLSRYLSKVVYKPVSNVVERINKAEYNNISTAITSTNTNDEIDELIKSYNKLLGRISENVLLQQNFINYVSHEFKTPLAAISGNLEVFAQKDRTPEEYRKVAKESLDNVYEIENILNNLLLMSGMTKLETSHKQVRIDELVWKIYEKLEARAKEKNSSIKILLQVTKPSLLEIPGNETLLYLALYNIVENAIKYSYDQPVVLRLSEKGDQLCIEISDQGRGIPSDDLVKIAETFYRGKNVDSIKGSGIGLSLSKSIFDHHHIAMNIDSVVNKGTTVTLIFPAHS, encoded by the coding sequence ATGACTCTCAGAAACAGGTTTACCCTTATTTCGAGCCTCTCATTCGGCATTGTCTCTATCATCACATCAGCGGTGATATTCTTTGCCTATTATGACAGTACCAAAATCTTTTATTTTGAAAAACTGAGAAATACGGCCCTTATCTCTGCCATTTATTACCTTGAGAAAGATGAGCTCCCGAAAGACAGACACGCACAGATCAAAAAAGAATATAATCACCTTATTCAAAATAACAGGGTGGCGGTTTATAATCAGAACAATGAGGTGACCTTCGGGCATAATCTGCAGGATAAAAATATAAAACCAGCTCACTTACAGGCTGTAAGAAATAATAAGGGCGTACAGTTTATGTCTGATAACCAGTTTTATTATGGGATTTTTTATCCCGACAATCAGGGTGACTTTGTTGTTTTTGTAAAATCTCCGAATGATTCTTTTCAGTCGCAGATCCTGAGACTGGCCATTATTATGCTTTCGGTACTTGTGATGGGATTGCTGGCGATTTATTTTCTGAGCAGATACCTTTCAAAAGTTGTATACAAGCCTGTCTCCAATGTGGTGGAAAGAATTAATAAGGCGGAATACAATAATATCTCAACTGCCATTACGTCAACCAATACCAATGATGAAATTGATGAGCTGATCAAATCTTACAACAAATTGCTGGGAAGGATTTCTGAAAATGTGCTCCTGCAGCAGAATTTCATCAATTATGTTTCCCACGAATTTAAAACACCATTGGCTGCTATTTCCGGAAACCTTGAAGTTTTTGCCCAAAAAGACAGAACTCCTGAAGAGTACCGGAAGGTGGCAAAAGAATCTCTGGATAACGTCTATGAGATTGAAAATATCCTTAATAATCTTTTACTGATGTCAGGAATGACCAAGCTTGAAACTTCCCATAAACAGGTAAGGATAGACGAGCTGGTCTGGAAAATTTATGAAAAACTGGAAGCCAGGGCAAAAGAAAAGAACTCTTCTATTAAAATACTGCTTCAGGTTACAAAACCTTCTTTACTGGAAATTCCCGGCAACGAAACCCTGCTGTATTTAGCATTATACAATATTGTTGAAAATGCCATTAAATATTCCTATGATCAGCCGGTAGTGCTTAGATTATCAGAAAAGGGAGATCAGCTGTGTATTGAGATCAGTGATCAGGGAAGAGGGATTCCTTCAGATGACCTTGTCAAAATAGCTGAAACATTCTACAGAGGAAAAAATGTGGATTCCATTAAAGGGAGTGGTATCGGTTTGTCACTTTCAAAAAGTATCTTTGATCATCATCATATTGCCATGAATATTGATTCTGTTGTGAACAAAGGAACAACAGTTACTCTTATATTTCCGGCCCATTCCTGA
- a CDS encoding TolC family protein — protein sequence MKKIFFTLFYIHCFSFFSAQISDTLKISRQEAEAVFLTRNLDMIAQKLEISQAEARAVQAKYWPNPKLSISEVNLWRTYDIEEQPALIGNWGKNTQISAEIEQVIQTAGKRRKNIELQKIEVEGEKYELQEVLRELKKTLRNTMTEILYNQEQQKIYQGQISSIEKLTKSYNNQLNLGNISKAEYVRLKAQEIEFKKKLVSLQQEIEEQQVELKALMMIPSQSYLVISDSFTMPEKQLSEVELTQWMEKAKENRPDILILKNKEKHAAKNLEIQNAMKTPDLAVSLGYDRGGNIMKDFIGLGVSFDLPIFDRNKGNIQEAKLEIEKTKIETRKNMLKSENEIVSVFRNYIRTQEVSAEIDENYESTLDGLLISHEKNFRLRNISMLEYMDFLDTYIGNKMIILDTKKELNQYYENLQYVVGQDL from the coding sequence TTGAAGAAGATTTTTTTTACACTATTTTATATTCATTGCTTTAGCTTCTTTTCTGCACAGATTTCCGATACGTTGAAAATCAGCAGACAGGAGGCTGAAGCAGTTTTTCTTACCAGGAACCTGGATATGATTGCCCAGAAACTTGAGATTTCACAGGCAGAGGCCCGTGCTGTTCAGGCAAAATACTGGCCCAATCCCAAGTTAAGTATCAGCGAAGTCAATCTGTGGAGAACCTATGATATTGAAGAGCAGCCTGCACTTATAGGAAACTGGGGGAAGAATACCCAGATTTCGGCAGAGATAGAACAGGTGATTCAGACTGCGGGTAAAAGAAGGAAGAACATTGAGCTGCAAAAAATAGAAGTAGAAGGAGAAAAATATGAATTGCAGGAAGTACTTAGAGAACTCAAAAAAACTTTACGAAATACAATGACGGAGATCCTGTACAATCAGGAACAGCAGAAAATCTATCAGGGACAGATTTCTTCTATTGAGAAACTGACTAAATCCTACAACAATCAGTTAAACCTGGGTAATATCAGCAAAGCAGAATATGTCCGATTAAAAGCTCAGGAAATTGAATTTAAGAAAAAGCTGGTTTCATTACAACAGGAAATTGAAGAGCAGCAGGTAGAACTCAAAGCTCTAATGATGATTCCGTCCCAATCTTATCTCGTTATTTCAGACTCATTCACGATGCCTGAAAAACAGCTGTCAGAAGTGGAATTGACACAATGGATGGAAAAAGCGAAAGAAAACCGTCCGGATATCCTGATCTTAAAAAATAAAGAAAAGCATGCCGCTAAAAATCTTGAGATCCAGAATGCAATGAAAACTCCCGATCTGGCTGTTTCCCTGGGATACGACCGGGGTGGAAATATCATGAAGGATTTCATTGGCCTTGGAGTGTCATTCGATCTTCCCATTTTCGACCGCAATAAAGGCAATATCCAGGAAGCTAAACTTGAGATCGAAAAAACTAAGATTGAAACCCGCAAAAATATGCTGAAATCTGAAAATGAAATTGTTTCGGTTTTCAGAAACTATATCAGAACGCAGGAGGTCTCGGCAGAAATAGATGAAAACTACGAATCTACATTAGACGGACTGTTGATCAGCCATGAGAAAAATTTCAGGTTAAGAAATATCAGCATGCTTGAATATATGGATTTCCTCGATACCTATATAGGCAATAAAATGATCATTCTGGATACCAAAAAAGAACTTAATCAATACTATGAAAACCTGCAGTATGTTGTAGGACAAGACTTATAA
- a CDS encoding efflux RND transporter periplasmic adaptor subunit yields the protein MNKNTTRYIAAIYLSALVAFTGCAGKKENEEADKGYCISKELKKDIKLVAAEMLPIEESITLTGEVESNSDKTVPFVSLVDGVVTDTYFSLGDYVKKGQTLASVKSTAVNEMQDDTQTLQAQLAVAKRKLSSVEAMYKDDIASQKDLQEARAEVSILQSNISKTQKNMQLYSAGGSTIQIKAPADGYVISKNISKGMPVTAGGDQLFTISNLDKVWVMANVYATNMRHVYVDQPVVVKTLAYPDDSFAGKINTISQVFNENERVLKAKIIMDNNGMKLRPGMSADVVLPVNSQNKSALAIPAKALIFDNNQSYVVVYKKDCELEIRPVTEIASNSQYIYVEGNLRQGENVIASNGLLIYENLKNQLNNSRK from the coding sequence ATGAACAAAAATACGACCCGATACATTGCAGCAATTTATCTGTCTGCTCTGGTAGCCTTTACAGGTTGTGCCGGAAAAAAAGAAAATGAAGAGGCAGATAAAGGTTATTGCATCAGCAAAGAACTTAAGAAAGATATCAAACTGGTAGCAGCAGAGATGCTTCCCATAGAGGAGAGCATTACACTTACCGGTGAAGTGGAAAGTAATTCAGATAAAACCGTACCCTTTGTAAGTCTTGTGGATGGGGTGGTTACAGATACTTATTTCTCTTTAGGAGATTATGTGAAAAAAGGGCAGACGCTGGCCAGTGTAAAAAGTACTGCTGTGAACGAAATGCAGGATGATACCCAGACTTTGCAGGCCCAGCTGGCGGTAGCCAAAAGAAAGCTGTCCTCTGTAGAAGCAATGTATAAAGATGATATTGCTTCTCAGAAAGATCTTCAGGAAGCAAGAGCAGAAGTGTCCATTTTACAGTCGAATATTTCCAAAACACAGAAAAATATGCAGCTGTATTCGGCGGGAGGCAGCACCATCCAGATCAAGGCACCAGCGGACGGGTATGTTATTTCAAAGAATATTTCCAAAGGAATGCCTGTTACTGCAGGCGGGGATCAGCTTTTTACCATTTCCAATCTGGACAAAGTATGGGTGATGGCCAATGTGTATGCTACCAATATGAGACACGTTTATGTAGACCAGCCCGTGGTGGTGAAGACCCTGGCGTATCCCGATGATAGTTTTGCAGGAAAGATCAATACCATATCACAGGTATTTAATGAGAATGAAAGAGTGCTTAAAGCTAAAATTATTATGGATAATAATGGGATGAAACTTAGACCCGGAATGTCAGCAGATGTTGTCTTACCGGTTAATTCCCAGAATAAAAGTGCACTGGCTATTCCTGCCAAAGCTTTGATCTTTGACAATAATCAGAGTTATGTAGTGGTGTATAAAAAAGACTGTGAGCTGGAGATAAGACCGGTAACGGAGATCGCATCCAACAGCCAGTATATTTATGTGGAAGGAAACCTGAGACAAGGTGAAAATGTAATTGCTTCTAACGGACTGCTGATCTATGAAAACCTGAAAAATCAATTAAATAACTCCAGGAAGTAA